The genomic region caaaataataacataagtgactaaaacgtaatattttaaatacaaataactaaaatataacttgaaacaaataaaagtaactatttttatagtttatcctATAGTCTCGCCCCAAAAATTCATTTTCGAATTTCAACTCGCATTACAACAGGCGCTTGAAAAAAAGCTGCTAATATTCCACGTCATCGATCCGCGTCAGTTATTCTTATCTCCACCCTTGATTTTAACTAATTGACGGACGAAATTCATTATCACTAATATCACGCGGATCGGTCTACCAATACAACACTCCGCACTTCTCCTATAAATACGTCGACTATTTTAGATTATACAACAAGTTTTCAATATATCTTCATAGAAGTTCTATCGATTTCAGTTTAGCATTCATAATGTCAGGAAGAGGAAAGGGAGGCAAGGGTTTGGGTAAGGGAGGAGCGAAGCGTCACCGTAAGGTCCTCCGTGACAATATCCAGGGAATTACGAAGCCGGCTATTCGGCGTTTGGCTCGTAGGGGAGGCGTTAAGCGTATCAGCGGCTTGATCTACGAAGAAACCCGTGGTGTTCTTAAGATCTTCCTGGAGAACGTGATTCGTGACGCTGTCACCTACACAGAGCACGCGAGGAGAAAGACTGTGACTGCTATGGATGTGGTTTATGCACTCAAGAGGCAGGGCAGGACTTTGTATGGATTCGGTGGTTAAATGTGATTTAGGGTTTAGGTTTTAGAATGGTGGTGTCTTAGGGGGGATTTGAAGTCTTGCTGTCAAGAATGTTTGAGCTTTGGGTTAGGGATTGTAATTAGGGGGTGTTTACCCGTTTGTTTGTTTTGTGGGTTGTGTAATTCGTGCTTCGAATTGCAGATTTCAATGAAATTTTAACTTCATTTTGTTAATTTGTATGTCTTActtattttgaatttaattcattTCTGGTTTACGGTGTTTTGATGAGGAGATTGGCAAAAGGAAAATGAAGTCTGCAAAATTTAGGAGCTAAAGAAAGCTGAAAGCGTATATGAAAGTCATCTTGATGCTCTAATTTGCTCATTCGATAGTTTAATTTTTACTGTCAAGAATGTTCGAACTTAGGggtttttattttggattatacGAAGTTATAAGTTGGTATCTGTTGATTGCTTCTGTGTTTTTTAACTCATGCTTCGAGTTGCAGATTTGAATGATATTTGAACTTCGTTTTGTTTACTTTAATGTGTTTCTGGTTTTgaatttacttattttctggtTTATGGGGTTTGAAGAAGATATCGGAAAATTAAAATTGTTGATCTGCTTTGGCTTTATCAAGAGCTTACGAGTTAACAGACTGAGGGTACACCACACTAGTAGGATGTTGTCTAATATTGTTGAGTTCACATAGAACACTTTGACACCCAACAGATAGCACTACAGAACCATGACAAGTTGATAGTTTGCCTAAAGTTTAATTTAACCCCATAGCCTATAGCATATAGGTCACTATAGGTCAATGATGGGAGGCATGCTGCACATTGAGCATCCACGGAAGTTCTAATCTTGATCCTCTAAATGTTAATACAATTACTGTATAATCATTCAGCTTTATGCTTTATAGATTTAGTTGCAGGAGAATACCGCGGCCCGGTTGTGCATCTTCCAATGCATTTGAGCACCTCATCGATCAGAATGACTGGAAAAGCAACTGCCAATACCAGCAACCATTCGTTGAGGCTGAGGGGAACAATCCCAAACACTTGAGCAAGGAATGGCACGTAGAGAATCAAGAAATGGAGTCCAAACGAAATTGACATAGCCAAAAGGAGCCATGGATTAACCCAAGGAGGCATTGTCAATAAGCTTCCATCTTCAGAGAGGGCGTTAAGGGAATTGAACATCTCAATAGAGACCAAGACTGAGAGGGAAAGTGTTGAGGCTTTGATTTTCCCGGATCTAAAGTAGTCGCAGGGGTTTGTATCGAAATTGAATACTTGGGGACCGGCTGTGAATGGAGATGCTGTGAAATTTACCCAGGAAGGGCATTTATCCCAGTTGGAAAGTTGAGAGTAAGTAACCAGACTATGGCCATCTCCACTAAGATCAATGCCCATGAAGGTATTGTGTGTGTACCATATGATGAATACCCCAACCGTGGCCAACCCGACATAGGACCCAATCACCTGCATCAATGGAGGTAGCAAGTTAAGTAGAACCTTAAGCAGTCAACAAGAAGAATAAATGACTTTTCTACTGATTATGGTTCGAGAAATAAAGGAGAAGATGCAATGTTGTCAAGGGCAGTTTGGCACCAAAACCTTTATATTGCCTCAAGTGTAAACCGCAAAAAAAAGTGCTAGGCTTGGCATGCATGATTTCATTATGGTCCATGACTATAGTCAAATACTTGGATATTGACAAAAAAGCAGACCTAAGTGCACTAGGCATGCGCCTGCTCAGATACACCTCACCCGCAAGGGTCTGAGGTACTTTTGTTGTCAATTGCTAAGGCACTAGATACAAGCATGCCTAGGCGCATGCATTGACAACATTGAGAAAAGAACCAATTACCAGGTAGCGGAATAAGATCCAAGCAGTGATTAATGAGTCATTGCTTCTTCTTGGAGGCTTCTTCATTATATCTGTGTCTTGGGGATTGAATCCAAGAGCAGTTGCTGGAGGTCCATCAGTAACAAGATTAACCCAGAGAAGTTGAACTGGGATCATGCCTTCTGGAATACCCAAAGCAGCTGTTAAGAATATGGAAGCAACCTCACCAATGTTGGAGGAGATCATGTACCTGCAATTATATTTTAAGCAGAAAAATGTTGAGATCGAATATTttgggaagaaaagaaaaaaggaatgAAAGATAAGATCAAACGAATGTGCTTCATTGAAAGATAAGATCAAACGAATGTGCTTCATTGAAAGATAAGATCAAACGAATGTGCTTCATTGAGTTAGCTTCTGGCTTGAGTAACTGCAGCTTTGTAATTAAGAGTTGATGGAACTTTTTTTTATGCTTTACTGAAATTAAGAGCACAAAACTTTAAGATATGCGACAACATTGGAAGTTCATTTTCAAGTTGTACATCTTAGAGAAACCATAATAGTAATGACCTTATAAAAGCCTTCATATTGTCGTAAATGGATCTGCCTTCCCCAACTGCAGCAACTATAGTGCTGAAGTTATCATCTGCTAGCACCATGTCAGAGGCCTCCTTTGCAACCTGGAAACAATCCATCAGAAAGTTTAGAATAAATTTTCACTCTATGTCAACATAATACCAGGATAAAGAGGTATAGCTATGCCATCATATGCATTCTGAATAAACTGCAGCACAACTACGCATACCGCATATGCATTCAATAAAAAGTATTGTTCAGAATCATCAAGCAAAGTGATACTTCACGAGGAGAGCTGACAATGTACAAAGAGATGCAAGTAACCTTATGGACACCATAATAAATACATATAAATGGATGGTGGATACCTCTGTCCCAGTGATGCCCATTGCTACTCCAATATCAGCCAACTTTAAGGCAGGAGCATCATTAACTCCATCCCCAGTCATTGCAACCACTTCACCATCCTGCTTCAGCAACCTCACTATTTCCTGCTTGTGCCTTGGCTCGGCTCGAGAAAATAATAGACCTCCATTCTGTCTCAGGTGATTTCTCTGATCAGGATGATCCATAAACTCCTTCCCCGTTAAGCTCCTGGAAGTAATATCTTCACGATATCCGAATACACCAATTTCTCGACAAATAGCTTCCGCTGTGTTCTTATTGTCTCCTGTAATGACCATAACACGAATCCCAGCAGCTTTGCAGTCTTCAATTGCTTGACGAACCTCTTTCCGAGGAGGATCCTTGAAGTTTTGTTTGAACGGTTCAGATAAAGGTTAGACTGAAGCAAGAAAACAAAAAATACAAATGAAAACAGAAGCAACACCTACCCTTAACCCAACTAAACCAACAAAAATAAGGTTACTCTCAATAGAAGAATAATTGGAGGGGTTTAGCAAAAGCTGATGAGCTGGATGATCTTCATCACCGTTGTATGTTGCAAACTCTGGAAGCTCTTCCTTATATGCGAAACCAAGGCAACGTAATGCATCGGTGGACATTTCACGAAGAACCTGTAAAATAAGATCCTTTGAATATTTATCTAGTTCTACGGTAGAGCCATCAAGTAACTGGATAAAAGAGCTTCTCTCCAATAGATTCTCTACAGCACCCTGCAACATTAAGCATTCACAGTTATAGTGACATGGAAAGGATGTTGAAATAAAACCTTAACCAGAACTAAAGAGAAAAGTGAAGATATTGGAAGAGGAAACATGAGCAATATAAGATATCAATAAGTGGTCATCCATGTTACGAGGCAAAGAGAGATCAAAAACCTTTACTAGCAATGACTTGTTTCCTGAGCTGGAATTGATAATAACTCCCATGGACTTCCGATCACGGTCAAACTCGAGTGTAGCAATCCTTTGCACCATTTTGTTCCACACGTGACAACAGCCTTGTGTAGCTTAGTAAAGCAACAGAGAAAGCTCAGTACGAAATAGAAATCGTCACCTAAATACAATAAAGTTATAGTAAATAGACCAGCTAACATACGTCGAGGATCCCCAGGAACTGAAGAGGAAGCATACTTTTCAGGAAGTtccattttctcaaccaaaaccTGAAATGAAAATGAACACAATAGGACTGCCTCAGTAAACATAACAATGGAGTTGCTGATGCTGAGATTTAGGTGTTCCTGTTCTATTACCTAAAAGAACATAATTAATATTCAAAATATGCTACTAAAAGAGGTTCATAGTTAAGTATTTGTTTCGGCTCCTGCTTCGTGTTAGAGTGGGTTTATTCAAACAGATGCGGTACTACACAAACTAGAAGGGTTTCATTTATTAAATAGAGTTTTCACCTTTAGTGCTGCTTCTGTAGGCATTCCAATGGCAACATAATGCCTCCCAGATTGCTCAACACCAGCATCATTGCAAACAGCAGAAATCTTGGCAATCATTTCAAGATTGGAATCCATTCCGTCAACAGGCCATCCCAGTATTTTCCCATCAAAAGGATCATATGTAGTCCCCTCCACATCAAAAGATCGCAGAGTGCCCGACCTTGAACCTATAGCAACAAGCTTCGAAACAGCCATCTGATTGGTAGTCAAGGTTCCTGTCTTATCAGAACAGATAACAGTTGTGCAACCAAGAGTCTCTACGCTAGGCAGCTTCCGGACAAGTGCGTTCTTTTGAGCCATCTTTCGGGTTCCCAGTGCTAAACATGTCGTAATAACTGCTGGTAAACCTTCTGGAATTGCAGCAACAGCCAATGCCACCGCAATTTCGAAGTAATATGTGCACTTCTCAAATGAGAACTTAAAGTTTGTTGGCCAACCATCAACGTATTCCCAAGAAAGGAAGTATTTCACATTAATAAGCCAAACCAATATACAAATCATTCCTATTATCATTGTTAAAACCTCGCCAAACtcattcaatttcttctttaatgGGGTATCTGTATCGCTCTGTGATGCTTCATGAATCTGTGAATGCACCTTTCCAATCTCAGTATTCATGCCTATCTCAGTGACCAAGCAAATACAGTTGCCATTGACCATAGTTGTTCCAGCAAAGACCATACATTTCTTCCCTTGGATATCCGAATTCTCAGGGACAACCTTCACAGTCTTGCTTACAGCTTCGCTCTCCCCGGTCAATGACCCCTGTTCAACTCTTACAGTTGAGCTTATCATATTCAAAACCCGCATATCCGCCGGTACCTTATCACCAACCCTCAATTCCACAATATCTCCGGGGACAAGTTCCTTAGCAGGCAAACTTGAGACCTTCTTACCATCTCGAATTACGTCGGCATGCTCCGATTGAATTTCCTTCAAAGCCTCCAATGCTTTTTCCGCGCTACTTTCTTGCCATATTCCCACAAAGGCATTCACTATCAAGATCAAGAAAATAACAAGTGGCTCCACAAAAGCCGTTATCTCCTTCTCCCCTCCTCCTTCACCATCATACCAAGCTAAAACAAAAGATATGATTGCAGCAGCCAACAGTATCCTAACTAATGTGTCATTAAATTGCTCCAAAAGCAGTTGAAAGATGGATGTCGGCTTGTGTTTCAGTAACTCGTTCAATCCATAAATCTGCCTCCTTTTTTCAACTTCAGCACTTGATAATCCCAATTCTCGATTCACTTGGTACTTCTCTTCACATTGTTTCACATCTCTTGCCCAAGCTGGAAAAGTTTCTTGCTTGAAAGAGGCAGCACCTGCATTTTCTCTCTTACCATAGTTTTCCCCTCCTCTCCCCATTGAAATTCAACGTCACGGACAATATTTCTGCAATAAATATCAGAGAAGCTGAAACTTTGTTAATGTTTCTTCCATACTGGAACTAAAAAGCAATGAAATTTAATTGAAACATCATGATCTGTACAAAGTATATTAAACAAAAAACTCACTAACAAATTAAACACAACCAATCTTTTCGCCCACTGAGATAATAAGAaaggaatgaaaaggaaaaagaaaaaaaaccaaaGAATACCCTTTTTCTTACAATGCCAAATAGTTGTTAAACTGAGCCAAAAGTTTTTCACTTTTTTACATTTTACACATTAGAAATCAGAACCCCATTAACGGATAAACAACTTTCTCATCAGCAGagtagaaataaataaattaatcacaGCCCAGAATCCTCAGCTATTATTAATTCATTCCTCCTTTTTAAGGAAACAGTCAAACTCAAATAAATAGAGATGATTATGAAGAGCGATTCAATCGCTGAAAAAACTGATCCCACATTGATTTTAACTAATACAAAATCTCCACGTGAACAAACTACGATAGCGGCCTCCCACACTGAATCTCCACTTTCAGTTAGGGAAGACAAATCTTCTCAACTATTGCTACAAAAATAAAGTTTACTGTTTTTAGTAGTACAAGACAAATATTTACTTAAATTTCCTATTCCTATTCCTATTCCTATTCCTTTCCTTGCTTTTAAAGATATACTAAATTTGGGCCATTTTCTGTTATTCCAAGCTGTTGTTTTGATGTTTGCTCCtgcaaaatatatttattaaatgatttttaaataaaaacataattttactcTTTTCTTATATAATATAATCATGTGTTAACATAACCAACTTTTCAATTAATATATGTAAATTTCCTTTTGGTACAATCGTAATTTgcaattataattaatatatccaaataatcataatcaaaattaattattataatattcatcaaactcataattaaaaATAGAATATATTCCAacttatatcaaaataaaattatacaaaGTTAAATAATGTTTTGTCCCTCAGTTTGATACTTACCATTTTTTCCTCAAAACATAACAAGCTTTTCAATTGGTAGATGTAAATTTCCG from Gossypium arboreum isolate Shixiya-1 chromosome 1, ASM2569848v2, whole genome shotgun sequence harbors:
- the LOC108464227 gene encoding histone H4 is translated as MSGRGKGGKGLGKGGAKRHRKVLRDNIQGITKPAIRRLARRGGVKRISGLIYEETRGVLKIFLENVIRDAVTYTEHARRKTVTAMDVVYALKRQGRTLYGFGG
- the LOC108464226 gene encoding calcium-transporting ATPase 1, endoplasmic reticulum-type-like, translated to MGRGGENYGKRENAGAASFKQETFPAWARDVKQCEEKYQVNRELGLSSAEVEKRRQIYGLNELLKHKPTSIFQLLLEQFNDTLVRILLAAAIISFVLAWYDGEGGGEKEITAFVEPLVIFLILIVNAFVGIWQESSAEKALEALKEIQSEHADVIRDGKKVSSLPAKELVPGDIVELRVGDKVPADMRVLNMISSTVRVEQGSLTGESEAVSKTVKVVPENSDIQGKKCMVFAGTTMVNGNCICLVTEIGMNTEIGKVHSQIHEASQSDTDTPLKKKLNEFGEVLTMIIGMICILVWLINVKYFLSWEYVDGWPTNFKFSFEKCTYYFEIAVALAVAAIPEGLPAVITTCLALGTRKMAQKNALVRKLPSVETLGCTTVICSDKTGTLTTNQMAVSKLVAIGSRSGTLRSFDVEGTTYDPFDGKILGWPVDGMDSNLEMIAKISAVCNDAGVEQSGRHYVAIGMPTEAALKVLVEKMELPEKYASSSVPGDPRPTQGCCHVWNKMVQRIATLEFDRDRKSMGVIINSSSGNKSLLVKGAVENLLERSSFIQLLDGSTVELDKYSKDLILQVLREMSTDALRCLGFAYKEELPEFATYNGDEDHPAHQLLLNPSNYSSIESNLIFVGLVGLRDPPRKEVRQAIEDCKAAGIRVMVITGDNKNTAEAICREIGVFGYREDITSRSLTGKEFMDHPDQRNHLRQNGGLLFSRAEPRHKQEIVRLLKQDGEVVAMTGDGVNDAPALKLADIGVAMGITGTEVAKEASDMVLADDNFSTIVAAVGEGRSIYDNMKAFIRYMISSNIGEVASIFLTAALGIPEGMIPVQLLWVNLVTDGPPATALGFNPQDTDIMKKPPRRSNDSLITAWILFRYLVIGSYVGLATVGVFIIWYTHNTFMGIDLSGDGHSLVTYSQLSNWDKCPSWVNFTASPFTAGPQVFNFDTNPCDYFRSGKIKASTLSLSVLVSIEMFNSLNALSEDGSLLTMPPWVNPWLLLAMSISFGLHFLILYVPFLAQVFGIVPLSLNEWLLVLAVAFPVILIDEVLKCIGRCTTGPRYSPATKSIKHKAE